Proteins from one Leptospira fletcheri genomic window:
- a CDS encoding TolC family protein produces the protein MTRARTGLLIFSFTVCLTLPISGGFADARLTYTSVEKITTPKRNLHLREAEEMFLKNNLALLSSKFEIESKKGEILQAGLWDNPTLSLDQNVYNKITKKYFDTTKNGETSFQLQQLFVLAGKRDKRIRLAQWNREIAEQTFYDTLRGLKLELRTSFFQLYYARKSLDFFDESVSSLKKTVSSAEIVHSNRNILLSELLRLKSILFRLETDRLEVAKIVREKEAVLKVLLNEPSIGEREILPEFLANEESDRSVSVLETEDLLKLALESRPDLRSLELAIKAEQTNLSLQKAMRIPDVALGGSYDRAGNYIQDYYGVTVSVSLPVFDRNQGNIRSSEMSLSAKKASYEEQILRISAEVRAALGTAKDKEELARKYGTPFTEDYRKLASLMVENYKKRYMTILEFSDFFEAYNDSMLKMIRLQSERVETMETLNYAIGKTVAEIGR, from the coding sequence ATGACGCGCGCTCGTACTGGCCTTCTTATCTTTTCTTTTACCGTTTGCTTAACGCTTCCGATCTCGGGCGGGTTCGCAGACGCGAGACTCACATACACAAGCGTCGAAAAGATCACGACGCCGAAACGAAATTTGCATCTTCGGGAGGCGGAGGAGATGTTTTTAAAGAATAACCTGGCTCTTTTGTCCTCGAAATTCGAAATCGAATCCAAAAAAGGAGAAATCCTCCAAGCCGGTCTTTGGGACAATCCTACTCTTTCTTTGGACCAGAACGTATACAACAAGATCACGAAAAAATATTTTGATACCACAAAGAACGGGGAAACCTCCTTTCAATTGCAACAGCTCTTTGTTCTGGCCGGAAAACGGGACAAGAGAATTCGTTTGGCCCAATGGAACCGGGAAATCGCAGAACAGACGTTTTACGACACTTTACGCGGACTGAAATTGGAACTGAGAACATCCTTTTTCCAATTGTATTACGCGCGGAAATCCTTGGACTTTTTCGACGAAAGCGTTTCTTCTCTCAAAAAAACCGTTTCCTCCGCGGAGATCGTTCACTCGAATCGGAACATCCTTCTCTCCGAATTACTCCGATTGAAATCCATCCTATTCCGGCTGGAAACGGACCGTTTGGAAGTGGCGAAAATCGTACGCGAAAAGGAAGCCGTCCTAAAAGTTCTGTTAAACGAACCTTCGATTGGAGAACGGGAAATCCTTCCGGAATTTCTGGCAAACGAAGAATCCGACCGGTCCGTATCCGTTTTGGAGACGGAGGATCTTCTGAAATTAGCCCTAGAATCTAGACCGGATCTAAGAAGCTTGGAATTGGCGATCAAGGCGGAACAAACAAACCTTTCCCTCCAAAAAGCGATGAGAATTCCGGATGTGGCTCTAGGCGGAAGTTACGATCGGGCGGGGAACTATATTCAGGATTACTACGGTGTTACAGTCTCCGTTTCTCTTCCGGTATTCGATCGGAACCAAGGAAATATCAGATCTTCGGAAATGAGTCTGAGTGCGAAGAAAGCCTCCTATGAAGAGCAGATTCTGAGGATATCCGCAGAAGTGCGAGCCGCGCTGGGAACGGCAAAGGATAAGGAGGAGCTCGCCCGAAAGTACGGCACTCCGTTTACCGAGGACTACCGCAAATTGGCGAGCTTGATGGTGGAGAATTACAAAAAGAGATATATGACAATATTAGAATTTTCCGATTTTTTCGAGGCCTATAACGACAGCATGCTCAAAATGATCCGGCTCCAATCGGAACGAGTGGAAACCATGGAAACTCTCAATTATGCGATCGGAAAAACCGTCGCGGAGATCGGAAGATGA